In Erythrobacter litoralis HTCC2594, a single genomic region encodes these proteins:
- a CDS encoding arsenate reductase family protein gives MKATIWHNPKCGTSRKTLAILENLSKVELTVVEYLKEPPTADKLRQLYTDAGIVPNEGLRLRGTDAEERGLPDADAESVLAAMVADPILINRPLVETEKGVRLCRPQDTVLEIL, from the coding sequence ATGAAAGCGACCATCTGGCACAACCCGAAATGCGGCACCTCACGCAAGACCCTCGCGATCCTTGAGAACCTGTCGAAGGTCGAACTTACCGTGGTCGAGTATCTCAAGGAGCCACCGACGGCGGATAAGCTGCGTCAGCTTTACACGGACGCCGGAATTGTGCCGAACGAAGGGCTCCGCCTGCGCGGCACCGATGCGGAGGAGCGCGGCCTGCCGGACGCCGATGCCGAAAGCGTGCTGGCGGCGATGGTGGCAGATCCGATCCTTATCAACCGCCCGCTCGTAGAAACCGAGAAGGGCGTGCGTCTGTGCCGTCCTCAGGATACCGTACTTGAAATTCTTTAG
- a CDS encoding TonB-dependent receptor — translation MTRFTHRIALLSTAALLGYTTSVTAAETAAEEGPERDYLPAEIVVTGAVGEYAVEDGSTGTKTPTPLIDVPQTVTFITDDQLEDQSIRQLGEALRYVPGVSLETGEGHRDEIFIRGQETTADFYLDGLRDDAQYYRPLYNVARVEVLKGANALIFGRGGGGGVVNRVSKTADLGEAFGEFDASADTFGAFALLGDVNAPLSDSAALRVNATYEEFDSHRDFYEGRFIGISPTLTARLGPDTTLTATYSYDDDSRVVDRGIPSLAGVPLMGFEDTFFGDPDFNRTDAEVHILRSRIEHAFSDQLSVNASVQYADYDKIYQNIVPGGTDGTTVSLSGYQDAQTRENLIGQANLVWQVETAGVENTFLFGVEAMDQQSTNQRSNVQFAGTNTTPLADVITVPAFSLGPLGRDRDSSLSTFSAYVQDQLSFGIVEIVAGLRYERFDLETVELLTGVPGSRVDEEVSPRAAIILKPQENLSFYASYAESFLPQSGDQFFLLTPTTEAFEPEKFTNYEIGAKWSVKPGLLATASIFRLDRDNTRATDPNNTGLTILTGASRTEGFELNVIGDITPNWHTNIGYTYLDGEITSQSTFGAAGQRLQQLPKHQISAWNRFDVTEAFGLGFGVIYQDEQFASFSNNVTLPDYWRFDAAAYYTVNDRISLQVNIENLFDETYFPSAHGDNNIQPAEPFSARFGVRVKI, via the coding sequence ATGACCCGTTTTACCCACCGGATCGCCCTGCTCTCCACCGCAGCGCTACTCGGATATACTACCTCTGTCACAGCAGCCGAAACCGCTGCTGAAGAAGGTCCCGAACGCGACTACCTCCCTGCCGAAATCGTCGTCACCGGCGCGGTCGGGGAATATGCGGTCGAGGACGGCTCGACAGGTACGAAGACCCCGACCCCGCTGATCGATGTGCCACAGACCGTCACTTTCATCACCGACGACCAGCTCGAAGACCAGTCGATCCGCCAGCTCGGCGAGGCCCTGCGCTACGTTCCGGGCGTCAGCCTCGAGACCGGCGAAGGCCATCGCGACGAGATTTTCATCCGCGGGCAGGAAACGACCGCCGACTTCTACCTCGACGGTCTGCGCGACGACGCGCAATATTATCGTCCGCTCTACAATGTCGCGCGCGTCGAAGTGCTCAAGGGCGCCAATGCGCTGATCTTCGGCCGCGGCGGCGGCGGCGGCGTGGTCAACCGCGTCAGCAAGACCGCCGATCTCGGCGAAGCATTCGGCGAATTCGATGCTTCGGCCGATACTTTCGGTGCCTTCGCGCTGCTCGGCGACGTGAACGCGCCGCTGTCCGACAGCGCCGCGCTGCGCGTCAACGCAACCTACGAGGAATTCGATAGCCACCGCGATTTCTACGAAGGCCGCTTCATCGGCATTTCGCCCACGCTGACCGCGCGGCTCGGCCCCGATACCACGCTGACCGCGACCTATTCCTACGACGATGACAGCCGCGTCGTCGATCGCGGTATCCCCTCACTGGCGGGCGTGCCGTTGATGGGGTTTGAGGATACCTTCTTCGGCGATCCCGACTTCAACCGCACCGATGCGGAAGTGCACATTTTGCGTAGCCGAATCGAGCATGCCTTTTCGGACCAGCTGAGCGTGAACGCTTCGGTCCAATATGCAGATTACGACAAAATCTATCAGAACATCGTCCCCGGCGGCACCGACGGCACGACCGTCTCGCTCAGCGGCTATCAGGATGCGCAAACCCGCGAGAACCTGATCGGCCAAGCCAATCTTGTTTGGCAAGTCGAGACGGCGGGTGTCGAAAACACGTTCTTGTTCGGCGTTGAGGCGATGGACCAGCAGTCCACAAACCAGCGCAGCAACGTCCAGTTCGCCGGCACCAATACTACGCCTTTGGCCGATGTCATAACCGTACCGGCCTTCTCGCTCGGCCCGCTCGGCCGCGACCGCGATAGTTCGCTCAGCACGTTCTCGGCTTATGTCCAGGACCAGCTCAGCTTCGGCATCGTCGAGATCGTCGCTGGGCTGCGCTACGAACGGTTCGACCTCGAAACCGTCGAACTCCTTACCGGCGTCCCCGGCAGCCGGGTCGACGAAGAAGTCAGCCCGCGCGCGGCCATCATCCTCAAGCCGCAGGAAAACCTGTCCTTCTACGCTTCCTATGCCGAAAGCTTCCTGCCGCAATCGGGCGACCAGTTCTTCCTGCTGACGCCGACGACCGAGGCCTTCGAACCGGAGAAATTCACCAATTACGAGATCGGCGCCAAGTGGTCGGTCAAGCCGGGCCTGCTCGCCACGGCATCGATTTTCCGGCTCGACCGCGACAATACCCGCGCGACCGATCCGAACAATACCGGTCTCACCATCTTGACCGGCGCGAGCCGGACCGAAGGGTTCGAACTCAACGTGATCGGCGACATCACGCCCAATTGGCACACCAATATCGGCTACACCTATCTCGACGGCGAGATTACCAGCCAGTCAACCTTCGGCGCTGCGGGCCAGCGGCTGCAGCAATTGCCCAAGCACCAGATCAGCGCGTGGAACCGGTTCGATGTGACCGAGGCCTTCGGGCTGGGTTTCGGCGTGATCTACCAGGACGAGCAGTTCGCGAGCTTCAGCAACAACGTGACGCTGCCCGACTATTGGCGGTTCGATGCGGCGGCGTATTACACGGTGAACGATCGCATTTCACTTCAAGTCAATATCGAGAATCTGTTCGACGAGACCTATTTCCCGAGCGCCCATGGCGACAACAATATCCAGCCGGCCGAGCCCTTCAGTGCGCGCTTCGGCGTGCGGGTGAAAATCTGA
- a CDS encoding class I SAM-dependent methyltransferase: MPDNEASAIARLRDRIGQRASRTLGQWGVFFRGFLEHPRMVGSIIPSSRYTIDKMLAPVDWDRCDLFVEYGPGVGTFCLPVLERMKGTGRLVAIDTNPLFVDFLNRTIKDSRFTAVLGSAEDVEEIVRFAGHEQADYVLSGLPFSTLPGGVGEKIVAATERVLRPGGAFMAYQFTAAVRDLMRTDFRRIDSGFEFWNFLPVKLFWAWKD; encoded by the coding sequence TTGCCGGACAACGAAGCCAGCGCCATCGCCCGACTGCGTGACAGGATCGGCCAGCGCGCCAGTCGCACCCTCGGTCAATGGGGCGTATTCTTCCGCGGCTTTCTCGAACATCCCCGAATGGTCGGCTCGATCATACCGTCCTCGCGCTACACCATCGACAAGATGCTTGCCCCGGTCGATTGGGATCGTTGCGACCTGTTCGTTGAATACGGGCCCGGCGTCGGTACTTTCTGCCTGCCGGTGCTAGAGCGGATGAAGGGCACCGGGCGCCTCGTCGCTATCGACACCAATCCGCTCTTCGTCGATTTCCTCAATCGCACGATCAAGGACAGCCGCTTTACTGCCGTGCTCGGCTCGGCCGAAGATGTCGAGGAAATCGTCCGCTTCGCAGGGCACGAGCAGGCGGATTACGTTCTGTCCGGCCTGCCGTTCTCGACCTTGCCGGGCGGGGTGGGCGAAAAAATCGTCGCCGCGACCGAGCGCGTGCTGCGGCCCGGCGGCGCGTTCATGGCGTATCAGTTCACTGCTGCGGTACGCGACCTGATGCGCACGGACTTCCGCCGCATCGACAGCGGTTTTGAATTCTGGAACTTCCTGCCCGTCAAGCTCTTCTGGGCCTGGAAAGACTGA
- a CDS encoding MFS transporter encodes MADADPSKTAITQPPPTSLPKGISRGRLVLLFAVMLVTAAGNTAMQSVMPSIGTSLGVADVWISLAYSWSALLWVACAPMWARRSDKRGRKSMMALGMIGFILSFILCGLVLWFGLAGMLSALWTLLLFALCRSLYGLFGSAAPPAVQAYVASRTPRSERTQALAVVASSFGLGTVIGPALAPLLVFPGAGLTGPFLAFAAIGLVTLILLRLRLPDDEPQFAARGKAFDAPYGSGAARHARDRDDSDDEDMGEMQALPDSDPPDLRWRDKRLLPWMWAGLLGGHAQAMILGISGFLVLDRLGLRDTPEAGAGPVGIVLMVGAVATLLAQWGLIPTLQMGPRASTLWGMALAVVGVVIFGVADDLHAIALGFAVASLGFGLYRPGFTAGASLAVTRPEQGQVSGKVASINGASYIYAPALGVWLYGHSDWLGFAVIIGFCLAVFVLGYRSLQSDDYLTIDRG; translated from the coding sequence ATGGCCGATGCCGATCCCTCCAAGACAGCGATAACGCAGCCGCCGCCGACGAGCCTGCCGAAAGGGATTTCGCGCGGGCGGCTGGTGTTGCTGTTTGCTGTGATGCTGGTGACCGCAGCGGGCAATACGGCGATGCAGTCGGTGATGCCGTCGATCGGCACCTCGCTCGGTGTGGCCGATGTCTGGATCAGCCTCGCTTATAGCTGGTCGGCGCTGTTGTGGGTCGCCTGCGCGCCGATGTGGGCGCGACGGTCGGACAAGCGCGGGCGCAAGTCGATGATGGCGCTCGGCATGATCGGCTTCATCCTGTCGTTCATCCTGTGCGGCCTGGTATTGTGGTTCGGCCTTGCGGGCATGCTTTCGGCGCTGTGGACACTGCTGCTGTTCGCACTGTGCCGCTCGCTCTACGGACTGTTCGGCTCCGCGGCCCCGCCGGCGGTGCAGGCCTATGTCGCCAGCCGCACGCCGCGGAGCGAACGGACCCAGGCTCTGGCCGTCGTCGCCTCGAGCTTCGGGTTGGGCACAGTGATCGGGCCGGCACTCGCACCTTTGCTGGTTTTCCCGGGCGCGGGGTTGACCGGGCCGTTTCTGGCGTTCGCCGCGATCGGCCTCGTCACCCTGATCCTCCTGCGACTGCGCCTGCCCGACGACGAGCCGCAATTCGCCGCGCGCGGCAAGGCCTTCGATGCGCCCTATGGCAGCGGCGCAGCGCGCCATGCCCGCGACCGCGACGATTCCGACGACGAAGACATGGGCGAAATGCAGGCGCTCCCCGACAGCGATCCGCCCGATCTTCGCTGGCGCGACAAGCGGTTGCTGCCATGGATGTGGGCCGGTCTGCTCGGCGGCCATGCACAAGCGATGATCCTGGGCATTTCGGGTTTTCTCGTGCTCGACCGCCTGGGCCTGCGCGACACGCCGGAAGCGGGCGCGGGGCCGGTGGGCATCGTGCTGATGGTCGGCGCTGTGGCGACACTTCTCGCGCAATGGGGCCTGATCCCGACCTTGCAGATGGGCCCGCGCGCTTCCACGCTTTGGGGGATGGCGCTGGCTGTCGTCGGCGTGGTAATTTTCGGCGTTGCGGACGATCTACACGCCATTGCCCTGGGCTTTGCGGTCGCATCGCTCGGCTTCGGTCTCTACCGGCCCGGGTTTACTGCCGGCGCATCACTTGCCGTGACACGTCCGGAACAGGGCCAGGTCTCGGGCAAAGTCGCCTCGATCAACGGCGCCAGTTATATTTACGCACCCGCTCTCGGTGTCTGGCTTTACGGGCATTCGGACTGGCTCGGCTTCGCCGTCATCATCGGCTTCTGCCTCGCCGTCTTCGTGCTCGGCTATCGCTCGCTGCAAAGCGACGACTACCTGACGATCGATCGGGGCTAA
- a CDS encoding glycerophosphoryl diester phosphodiesterase membrane domain-containing protein produces the protein MKFDMNRAWDDARAMLAGNSQMVLVIAGVFFFLPYFALMLLVPDMSQNPAMQPGGDPDAAMAAFSAMYAEIWWVVILLAILQGVGMLALYALLRHSDRPTVGQAIGFGFRGLLPYIGAALLQGVIFMLALAVPLGIAFATGSGVVIALVGLLAVVAAIYLYTKFSLTTPVIGLEKEFNPLKAIARSWKLTKGNSLRLWLFYFLLILAFMVLSLVIGMIVGLVFGLMGASVALVGNGLVSSLINAAFVCLFLAVLAAAHRQLSGGSPEEIGETFE, from the coding sequence ATGAAATTCGACATGAACCGCGCGTGGGACGATGCGCGGGCAATGCTGGCAGGCAACAGCCAGATGGTGCTGGTGATCGCCGGCGTATTTTTCTTCCTGCCCTATTTCGCGCTGATGCTGCTGGTGCCGGACATGAGCCAGAACCCGGCGATGCAGCCCGGCGGCGATCCCGACGCGGCCATGGCAGCATTCTCCGCGATGTATGCCGAGATCTGGTGGGTCGTGATCCTGCTCGCGATCCTGCAGGGGGTAGGAATGCTCGCACTTTATGCGCTGCTGCGACACAGCGACCGGCCCACTGTGGGGCAAGCGATCGGTTTCGGCTTCAGGGGCTTGCTGCCCTATATCGGTGCTGCGCTGCTCCAGGGCGTGATCTTCATGCTCGCGTTGGCCGTTCCGCTGGGCATAGCCTTCGCCACCGGATCGGGCGTCGTGATCGCGCTGGTCGGGCTTCTGGCCGTGGTTGCCGCGATCTACCTCTATACCAAATTCTCGCTGACCACGCCGGTGATCGGTCTGGAGAAAGAGTTCAATCCGCTCAAGGCGATCGCACGCTCGTGGAAGCTCACCAAGGGCAATTCGCTGCGCCTGTGGCTGTTCTATTTCCTGCTCATCCTCGCCTTCATGGTGCTGTCGCTGGTGATCGGGATGATCGTCGGGCTGGTGTTCGGCCTGATGGGCGCGAGCGTTGCGTTGGTCGGCAACGGCCTCGTCTCATCGCTGATCAATGCCGCCTTCGTGTGCCTGTTCCTCGCCGTCTTAGCTGCAGCGCATCGGCAATTGTCGGGCGGCAGCCCGGAAGAGATCGGCGAAACCTTCGAATAG